The Microbacter sp. GSS18 genome has a segment encoding these proteins:
- a CDS encoding alpha/beta hydrolase, producing the protein MMKTSQRIVQGLFGATSAVSPGLAARIALPLFMRVGRRMPVDPADAATMLRARTWEALIPGTRGRGARVGVYEWGTGADVVLLVHGWQGRASQFAPLVRELLAERFRVVAVDMPAHGDAPGRATTIVDWISAIRAVQARHGALHGIVGHSLGGLAVLVAVAEGVQVRRVVTASAPADAAAVFDVFAAGAGLDDAADVSMRALFARRYFDEDDPIGRVSAVAHPLGDAVHALIAHDRRDRVIPHAEADRLRAALPQAATLDTDGAWHARLVRSDAFLDAAVAHLTLPDHALAPAHFEARAGGQGVSL; encoded by the coding sequence ATGATGAAGACGAGTCAGCGCATCGTCCAGGGCCTGTTCGGCGCCACGTCCGCCGTGTCTCCCGGACTGGCCGCACGGATCGCCCTCCCTCTGTTCATGCGGGTCGGTCGGCGTATGCCGGTGGACCCCGCCGACGCCGCCACGATGCTCCGCGCGCGTACGTGGGAGGCGCTGATCCCGGGCACTCGCGGCCGGGGTGCGCGCGTCGGCGTCTACGAGTGGGGAACCGGCGCGGACGTCGTGCTCCTCGTGCACGGGTGGCAGGGCCGCGCGAGCCAGTTCGCTCCTCTCGTGCGCGAGCTGCTCGCCGAGCGCTTCCGCGTGGTGGCCGTCGACATGCCCGCCCACGGCGATGCGCCGGGGCGCGCGACGACGATCGTCGACTGGATCTCGGCGATCCGCGCTGTGCAGGCACGCCACGGCGCGCTGCACGGCATCGTCGGCCACTCGCTCGGCGGGCTCGCGGTGCTCGTCGCCGTCGCCGAGGGCGTTCAGGTCCGCCGCGTCGTGACCGCGTCCGCGCCCGCGGACGCGGCCGCGGTCTTCGACGTCTTCGCCGCGGGCGCTGGGCTGGACGATGCGGCAGATGTGTCGATGCGCGCACTGTTCGCGCGGCGCTACTTCGACGAGGACGACCCGATCGGCCGGGTGTCGGCCGTCGCCCACCCGCTGGGCGATGCGGTGCATGCGCTCATCGCGCACGACCGCCGCGACCGCGTCATCCCCCACGCCGAGGCCGACCGGCTGCGGGCGGCGCTGCCGCAGGCGGCGACGCTCGACACCGACGGCGCCTGGCATGCCCGTCTGGTGCGTTCCGACGCGTTCCTCGACGCTGCGGTGGCGCACCTGACGCTGCCCGATCACGCCCTTGCGCCCGCGCACTTCGAGGCGCGGGCGGGAGGTCAGGGCGTGTCGCTGTAG
- a CDS encoding TetR family transcriptional regulator, with product MPQEVIDGRRARGDETRRIVLAHAVDLASVGGLDGLSIGQLAEASGQSKSGVATLFGSKQALQLAVVEAAQTVFTREVVEAVRARIPRGLDRVVALVTGWIEYSRGRVFAGGCFFSAASAEFDSKPGPVRDAVMGALDAWESYLAASLAHAASELPGMSDPAQIAFEATAVLATANTRSLLHDSDVPYARAAAAIRDRLHSLGADEAKLAPLAAVADDVTAP from the coding sequence ATGCCGCAAGAGGTGATCGACGGACGACGGGCCCGGGGCGACGAGACACGGCGGATCGTGCTCGCCCACGCGGTCGATCTCGCGAGCGTCGGAGGACTCGACGGCCTGTCGATCGGTCAGCTCGCCGAGGCGTCCGGGCAGAGCAAGAGCGGTGTCGCCACCCTCTTCGGCTCCAAGCAGGCGCTCCAGCTCGCGGTGGTCGAGGCGGCCCAGACCGTCTTCACGCGCGAGGTCGTCGAGGCGGTGCGAGCACGCATTCCACGCGGTCTCGACCGCGTCGTCGCTCTCGTGACCGGCTGGATCGAGTACTCGCGGGGTCGTGTCTTCGCGGGTGGATGCTTCTTCTCGGCGGCGTCCGCAGAGTTCGACTCGAAGCCCGGGCCGGTGCGCGACGCCGTCATGGGCGCGCTCGACGCGTGGGAGTCCTACCTGGCCGCTTCACTGGCCCACGCGGCATCCGAACTGCCAGGGATGTCGGATCCCGCCCAGATCGCTTTCGAGGCGACGGCGGTCCTCGCCACCGCGAACACGAGGTCGCTCCTGCACGACAGCGATGTGCCCTACGCACGTGCCGCGGCGGCCATCCGCGATCGTCTGCATTCCCTCGGCGCCGACGAGGCGAAGCTGGCGCCCCTGGCGGCTGTCGCCGACGACGTCACCGCTCCCTGA